A region of Neovison vison isolate M4711 chromosome 7, ASM_NN_V1, whole genome shotgun sequence DNA encodes the following proteins:
- the FGF21 gene encoding fibroblast growth factor 21, giving the protein MGWEEARSEHLGLWVPVLAVLLLGACQAYPIPDSSPLLQFGGQVRQRYLYTDDAQETEAHLEIRADGTVAGAARRSPESLLELKALKPGVIQILGVKTSRFLCQGPDGTLYGSLHFDPVACSFQEVLLEDGYNIYHSETLGLPLRLPPHNSPYQDLAPRGPARFLPLPGLLPATPESPGIPALEPPDVGSSDPLSMVGPSQGRSPSYAS; this is encoded by the exons ATGGGCTGGGAGGAGGCCAGGTCCGAGCACCTGGGGCTGTGGGTCCCTGTGCTGGCGGTCCTTTTGCTGGGAGCCTGCCAGGCATACCCTATCCCTGACTCCAGCCCCCTCCTCCAATTCGGAGGCCAAGTTCGACAGCGGTACCTCTACACAGACGACGCTCAGGAGACGGAGGCCCACCTAGAGATCAGGGCTGATGGCACGGTGGCGGGGGCTGCCCGCCGGAGCCCCGAAA GTCTCTTGGAGCTGAAAGCCCTGAAGCCAGGGGTCATTCAGATCTTGGGAGTGAAAACATCCAGGTTCCTGTGCCAGGGCCCGGATGGGACACTGTACGGATCG TTACACTTCGACCCCGTAGCCTGCAGCTTCCAGGAAGTGCTTCTGGAAGATGGGTACAACATCTACCACTCTGAGACCCTGGGCCTCCCACTGCGCCTgcccccccacaactccccataCCAGGACCTGGCGCCCCGGGGACCTGCCCGCTTCCTGCCCCTGCCAGGCCTTCTTCCGGCCACCCCGGAGTCCCCAGGGATCCCAGCCCTCGAGCCTCCGGACGTGGGCTCCTCAGACCCCCTGAGCATGGTGGGGCCTTCGCAGGGTCGTAGTCCCAGCTACGCTTCCTGA
- the FUT1 gene encoding galactoside alpha-(1,2)-fucosyltransferase 1, whose translation MEGRAAEPWDLEFGIPGAAGCGLHLRTARCSLAKPTADLPSARSSAMWAPSRRQLCLTFLLVCVLSAVFFLHIHQDLFHSGLDLTALCPARHLLTPPVAVFCLSGTPMAPNASFPCLKPPASLSGIWTIYPDGRFGNQMGQYATLLALAQLNGRQAFILPAMHAALAPVFRISLPVLAAEVDGRTPWRELQLHDWMSEDYAHLEDAFLKLTGFPCSWTFFHHLRAQIRREFTLHDHLRQEAQGLLSQLRLGRAGVRPRTFVGVHVRRGDYLQVMPQRWKGVVGDRAYLQQAMDWFRARHEAPVFVVVSNGMAWCRENIDASRGDVIFAGDGQEGSPGKDFALLMQCNHTIMTIGTFGFWAAYLAGGDTVYLANFTLPDSNFLKIFKPEAAFLPEWVGINANLSALQSLAGL comes from the exons ATGGAGGGGAGGGCTGCTGAGCCTTGGGACCTGGAGTTCGGGATTCCGGGGGCGGCCGGATGTGGACTGCACTTGAGGACGGCTCGCTGCAGTCTCGCCAAGCCGACTGCGGATCTGCCATCCGCCAGAAGCTCAG CCATGTGGGCCCCCAGCCGGCGGCAGCTCTGTCTGACCTTCCTGCTAGTCTGTGTTCTTTCAGCTGTCTTCTTCCTCCACATCCACCAAGACCTATTTCACAGTGGCCTGGACCTGACTGCCCTGTGTCCGGCCCGCCACCTGCTGACACCCCCTGTGGCCGTCTTCTGCTTGTCGGGCACGCCGATGGCGCCCAACGCCTCCTTTCCCTGTCTCAAGCCCCCTGCCTCGCTCTCAGGAATCTGGACCATCTACCCAGATGGCCGCTTTGGTAACCAGATGGGGCAGTACGCCACGCTGCTGGCCCTGGCCCAGCTCAACGGTCGCCAGGCGTTCATCCTGCCCGCCATGCACGCCGCGCTCGCCCCCGTGTTCCGCATCAGCCTACCCGTGCTCGCCGCTGAGGTGGATGGCCGCACGCCGTGGCGGGAGCTACAGCTGCACGACTGGATGTCAGAGGACTACGCACACTTGGAGGACGCCTTCCTGAAGCTTACGGGCTTCCCCTGCTCCTGGACCTTCTTCCACCATCTCCGCGCCCAGATCCGCAGGGAGTTCACCTTGCACGACCACCTACGGCAGGAGGCCCAGGGTCTCCTGAGTCAGCTCCGCTTGGGCCGCGCAGGGGTCCGCCCTCGCACCTTCGTGGGGGTCCACGTGCGCCGTGGGGACTACCTGCAAGTCATGCCCCAGCGCTGGAAAGGGGTGGTGGGCGATCGCGCCTACCTCCAGCAGGCTATGGACTGGTTCCGGGCCCGGCACGAAGCCCCTGTCTTTGTGGTTGTCAGCAATGGCATGGCCTGGTGTCGGGAGAACATCGACGCCTCCCGTGGGGACGTGATCTTTGCTGGCGATGGGCAGGAGGGCTCACCGGGGAAGGACTTTGCGCTGCTCATGCAGTGTAACCATACCATCATGACCATTGGGACCTTCGGTTTCTGGGCCGCCTACCTGGCTGGTGGAGACACCGTCTACCTGGCCAACTTCACCCTGCCTGACTCCAACTTCCTGAAGATCTTTAAGCCAGAGGCTGCCTTCCTGCCCGAGTGGGTGGGCATTAATGCCAACTTGTCTGCACTCCAGTCGCTGGCGGGGCTGTGA
- the IZUMO1 gene encoding izumo sperm-egg fusion protein 1 isoform X3 codes for MGPQLPFLVAALASCLLPARACLMCATKVVEALDSLEKDYLPDHLPAESHGSFMKRVKDAVLDFKNLPIHEESYMGVLDEPTLENASWSFLKDLKRITDSNVEGELFVKEMFWMLSLQKDIFARFAAQFQKEVFCPNQCGESEFGNWSLSLMVAPVIPSRSPPPLGLDVSPFSTSERFHSPFLLRAYWRARHIVFALFTEPGSIPLPAGVPSTPAPWADLPGIGHLTPPQPLALPSPFSLLSQGEYSVDPAPSGVMLQSLVWCNSCERQVHACRKHPDCGERLVLVHEKEDMILNCELNWHRLSQGLTDYSFFRVWGQNSETLLSEGKDPILTKTAVTADDAGVYRCRLGTVQSIPATVLRFRVTVLPERIREELPSGQAGESAGPGDSISLPRPPAGQPTSTQCPKSENMLRGRLIGLLIWGFVVLIIGFATA; via the exons ATGGGTCCGCAACTTCCCTTCCTGGTGGCGGCGCTGGCCAGCTGCCTGCTTCCTGCCCGGGCCTGTCTCATGTGTGCTACAAAGGTCGTGGAGGCGCTAGACTCCTTGGAGAAGGACTACCTGCCTGACCACCTGCCGGCCGAGAGCCACGGAAGCTTTATGAAAAGGGTGAAAGATGCCGTGCTGGATTTCAAGAACCTGCCAATTCACGAGGAATCCTATATGGGGGTTCTTG ATGAGCCCACACTGGAAAACGCATCCTGGAGTTTTCTGAAGGATTTGAAACGTATCACAGACAGTAACGTAGAAG GTGAGCTTTTCGTGAAGGAGATGTTTTGGATGTTGAGCCTGCAGAAGGATATCTTTGCCCGCTTTGCAGCTCAGTTCCAAAAAGAGG TTTTTTGTCCCAACCAATGTGGTGAGTCCGAATTTGGGAACTGGTCCTTATCCCTCATGGTCGCTCCGGTAATACCCAGCCGTTCTCCTCCCCCTTTGGGTCTCGATGTTTCTCCCTTCTCCACGTCTGAGAGGTTCCACAGTCCTTTCCTACTGCGGGCTTACTGGAGAGCCCGTCATATTGTATTTGCACTCTTTACCGAGCCTGGTTCCATTCCTCTTCCAGCGGGGGTGCCTTCTACCCCCGCCCCTTGGGCTGACCTCCCCGGGATTGGGCACCTGACCCCGCCCCAGCCCTTGGCCCTGCCCTCTCCTTTTAGCCTCCTCTCTCAGGGCGAATACAGCGTTGATCCCGCTCCTTCAGGTGTGATGTTGCAGAGTCTGGTCTGGTGCAATTCTTGCGAGAGGCAGGTTCACGCCTGTCGGAAGCACCCTGATTGCGGGG AGCGCCTAGTACTCGTCCACGAGAAGGAAGATATGATCCTGAACTGTGAGCTCAACTGGCATCGACTCTCTCAAGGCCTGACCGATTACAGCTTTTTCAGG GTTTGGGGGCAAAATTCTGAGACCTTGCTGTCCGAGGGGAAAGATCCCATCCTGACCAAGACCGCGGTGACCGCAGATGACGCAGGCGTCTACCGCTGCAGATTGGGCACTGTCCAGTCCATCCCCGCCACGGTCCTCCGCTTTCGAGTCACAG TGTTGCCCGAAAGGATCCGTGAAGAGCTACCGTCAGGCCAGGCTGGGGAGTCCGCAGGTCCGGGGGATTCGATTAGCCTCCCGAGGCCCCCAGCCGGCCAGCCTACATCGACACAGTGTCCGAAGTCCGAGAACATGCTGAGAGGCCGTCTGATCGGACTGCTGATCTGGGGCTTTGTGGTGCTGATAATCGGCTTTGCGACCGCGTGA
- the IZUMO1 gene encoding izumo sperm-egg fusion protein 1 isoform X6 produces the protein MGPQLPFLVAALASCLLPARACLMCATKVVEALDSLEKDYLPDHLPAESHGSFMKRVKDAVLDFKNLPIHEESYMGVLDEPTLENASWSFLKDLKRITDSNVEGELFVKEMFWMLSLQKDIFARFAAQFQKEVFCPNQCGESEFGNWSLSLMVAPVIPSRSPPPLGLDVSPFSTSERFHSPFLLRAYWRARHIVFALFTEPGSIPLPAGVPSTPAPWADLPGIGHLTPPQPLALPSPFSLLSQGEYSVDPAPSGVMLQSLVWCNSCERQVHACRKHPDCGERLVLVHEKEDMILNCELNWHRLSQGLTDYSFFRASVTP, from the exons ATGGGTCCGCAACTTCCCTTCCTGGTGGCGGCGCTGGCCAGCTGCCTGCTTCCTGCCCGGGCCTGTCTCATGTGTGCTACAAAGGTCGTGGAGGCGCTAGACTCCTTGGAGAAGGACTACCTGCCTGACCACCTGCCGGCCGAGAGCCACGGAAGCTTTATGAAAAGGGTGAAAGATGCCGTGCTGGATTTCAAGAACCTGCCAATTCACGAGGAATCCTATATGGGGGTTCTTG ATGAGCCCACACTGGAAAACGCATCCTGGAGTTTTCTGAAGGATTTGAAACGTATCACAGACAGTAACGTAGAAG GTGAGCTTTTCGTGAAGGAGATGTTTTGGATGTTGAGCCTGCAGAAGGATATCTTTGCCCGCTTTGCAGCTCAGTTCCAAAAAGAGG TTTTTTGTCCCAACCAATGTGGTGAGTCCGAATTTGGGAACTGGTCCTTATCCCTCATGGTCGCTCCGGTAATACCCAGCCGTTCTCCTCCCCCTTTGGGTCTCGATGTTTCTCCCTTCTCCACGTCTGAGAGGTTCCACAGTCCTTTCCTACTGCGGGCTTACTGGAGAGCCCGTCATATTGTATTTGCACTCTTTACCGAGCCTGGTTCCATTCCTCTTCCAGCGGGGGTGCCTTCTACCCCCGCCCCTTGGGCTGACCTCCCCGGGATTGGGCACCTGACCCCGCCCCAGCCCTTGGCCCTGCCCTCTCCTTTTAGCCTCCTCTCTCAGGGCGAATACAGCGTTGATCCCGCTCCTTCAGGTGTGATGTTGCAGAGTCTGGTCTGGTGCAATTCTTGCGAGAGGCAGGTTCACGCCTGTCGGAAGCACCCTGATTGCGGGG AGCGCCTAGTACTCGTCCACGAGAAGGAAGATATGATCCTGAACTGTGAGCTCAACTGGCATCGACTCTCTCAAGGCCTGACCGATTACAGCTTTTTCAGG GCCTCTGTGACCCCTTGA
- the IZUMO1 gene encoding izumo sperm-egg fusion protein 1 isoform X1 → MGPQLPFLVAALASCLLPARACLMCATKVVEALDSLEKDYLPDHLPAESHGSFMKRVKDAVLDFKNLPIHEESYMGVLDEPTLENASWSFLKDLKRITDSNVEGELFVKEMFWMLSLQKDIFARFAAQFQKEVFCPNQCGESEFGNWSLSLMVAPVIPSRSPPPLGLDVSPFSTSERFHSPFLLRAYWRARHIVFALFTEPGSIPLPAGVPSTPAPWADLPGIGHLTPPQPLALPSPFSLLSQGEYSVDPAPSGVMLQSLVWCNSCERQVHACRKHPDCGERLVLVHEKEDMILNCELNWHRLSQGLTDYSFFRVWGQNSETLLSEGKDPILTKTAVTADDAGVYRCRLGTVQSIPATVLRFRVTVLPERIREELPSGQAGESAGPGDSISLPRPPAGQPTSTQCPKSENMLRGRLIGLLIWGFVVLIIGFATAILCFRPERVISCIKDCLGTMKESATPPQVSKEKVTSSRHK, encoded by the exons ATGGGTCCGCAACTTCCCTTCCTGGTGGCGGCGCTGGCCAGCTGCCTGCTTCCTGCCCGGGCCTGTCTCATGTGTGCTACAAAGGTCGTGGAGGCGCTAGACTCCTTGGAGAAGGACTACCTGCCTGACCACCTGCCGGCCGAGAGCCACGGAAGCTTTATGAAAAGGGTGAAAGATGCCGTGCTGGATTTCAAGAACCTGCCAATTCACGAGGAATCCTATATGGGGGTTCTTG ATGAGCCCACACTGGAAAACGCATCCTGGAGTTTTCTGAAGGATTTGAAACGTATCACAGACAGTAACGTAGAAG GTGAGCTTTTCGTGAAGGAGATGTTTTGGATGTTGAGCCTGCAGAAGGATATCTTTGCCCGCTTTGCAGCTCAGTTCCAAAAAGAGG TTTTTTGTCCCAACCAATGTGGTGAGTCCGAATTTGGGAACTGGTCCTTATCCCTCATGGTCGCTCCGGTAATACCCAGCCGTTCTCCTCCCCCTTTGGGTCTCGATGTTTCTCCCTTCTCCACGTCTGAGAGGTTCCACAGTCCTTTCCTACTGCGGGCTTACTGGAGAGCCCGTCATATTGTATTTGCACTCTTTACCGAGCCTGGTTCCATTCCTCTTCCAGCGGGGGTGCCTTCTACCCCCGCCCCTTGGGCTGACCTCCCCGGGATTGGGCACCTGACCCCGCCCCAGCCCTTGGCCCTGCCCTCTCCTTTTAGCCTCCTCTCTCAGGGCGAATACAGCGTTGATCCCGCTCCTTCAGGTGTGATGTTGCAGAGTCTGGTCTGGTGCAATTCTTGCGAGAGGCAGGTTCACGCCTGTCGGAAGCACCCTGATTGCGGGG AGCGCCTAGTACTCGTCCACGAGAAGGAAGATATGATCCTGAACTGTGAGCTCAACTGGCATCGACTCTCTCAAGGCCTGACCGATTACAGCTTTTTCAGG GTTTGGGGGCAAAATTCTGAGACCTTGCTGTCCGAGGGGAAAGATCCCATCCTGACCAAGACCGCGGTGACCGCAGATGACGCAGGCGTCTACCGCTGCAGATTGGGCACTGTCCAGTCCATCCCCGCCACGGTCCTCCGCTTTCGAGTCACAG TGTTGCCCGAAAGGATCCGTGAAGAGCTACCGTCAGGCCAGGCTGGGGAGTCCGCAGGTCCGGGGGATTCGATTAGCCTCCCGAGGCCCCCAGCCGGCCAGCCTACATCGACACAGTGTCCGAAGTCCGAGAACATGCTGAGAGGCCGTCTGATCGGACTGCTGATCTGGGGCTTTGTGGTGCTGATAATCGGCTTTGCGACCGC gatacTTTGCTTTCGGCCTGAGAGGGTGATCAGTTGCATCAAAGACTGTTTGGGCACCATGAAGGAGTCTGCCACGCCACCACAGgtttcaaaggaaaaagtcaCATCGTCAAGGCACAAATAA
- the IZUMO1 gene encoding izumo sperm-egg fusion protein 1 isoform X4, whose amino-acid sequence MGPQLPFLVAALASCLLPARACLMCATKVVEALDSLEKDYLPDHLPAESHGSFMKRVKDAVLDFKNLPIHEESYMGVLDEPTLENASWSFLKDLKRITDSNVEGELFVKEMFWMLSLQKDIFARFAAQFQKEVFCPNQCGVMLQSLVWCNSCERQVHACRKHPDCGERLVLVHEKEDMILNCELNWHRLSQGLTDYSFFRVWGQNSETLLSEGKDPILTKTAVTADDAGVYRCRLGTVQSIPATVLRFRVTVLPERIREELPSGQAGESAGPGDSISLPRPPAGQPTSTQCPKSENMLRGRLIGLLIWGFVVLIIGFATAILCFRPERVISCIKDCLGTMKESATPPQVSKEKVTSSRHK is encoded by the exons ATGGGTCCGCAACTTCCCTTCCTGGTGGCGGCGCTGGCCAGCTGCCTGCTTCCTGCCCGGGCCTGTCTCATGTGTGCTACAAAGGTCGTGGAGGCGCTAGACTCCTTGGAGAAGGACTACCTGCCTGACCACCTGCCGGCCGAGAGCCACGGAAGCTTTATGAAAAGGGTGAAAGATGCCGTGCTGGATTTCAAGAACCTGCCAATTCACGAGGAATCCTATATGGGGGTTCTTG ATGAGCCCACACTGGAAAACGCATCCTGGAGTTTTCTGAAGGATTTGAAACGTATCACAGACAGTAACGTAGAAG GTGAGCTTTTCGTGAAGGAGATGTTTTGGATGTTGAGCCTGCAGAAGGATATCTTTGCCCGCTTTGCAGCTCAGTTCCAAAAAGAGG TTTTTTGTCCCAACCAATGTG GTGTGATGTTGCAGAGTCTGGTCTGGTGCAATTCTTGCGAGAGGCAGGTTCACGCCTGTCGGAAGCACCCTGATTGCGGGG AGCGCCTAGTACTCGTCCACGAGAAGGAAGATATGATCCTGAACTGTGAGCTCAACTGGCATCGACTCTCTCAAGGCCTGACCGATTACAGCTTTTTCAGG GTTTGGGGGCAAAATTCTGAGACCTTGCTGTCCGAGGGGAAAGATCCCATCCTGACCAAGACCGCGGTGACCGCAGATGACGCAGGCGTCTACCGCTGCAGATTGGGCACTGTCCAGTCCATCCCCGCCACGGTCCTCCGCTTTCGAGTCACAG TGTTGCCCGAAAGGATCCGTGAAGAGCTACCGTCAGGCCAGGCTGGGGAGTCCGCAGGTCCGGGGGATTCGATTAGCCTCCCGAGGCCCCCAGCCGGCCAGCCTACATCGACACAGTGTCCGAAGTCCGAGAACATGCTGAGAGGCCGTCTGATCGGACTGCTGATCTGGGGCTTTGTGGTGCTGATAATCGGCTTTGCGACCGC gatacTTTGCTTTCGGCCTGAGAGGGTGATCAGTTGCATCAAAGACTGTTTGGGCACCATGAAGGAGTCTGCCACGCCACCACAGgtttcaaaggaaaaagtcaCATCGTCAAGGCACAAATAA
- the IZUMO1 gene encoding izumo sperm-egg fusion protein 1 isoform X2 has protein sequence MGPQLPFLVAALASCLLPARACLMCATKVVEALDSLEKDYLPDHLPAESHGSFMKRVKDAVLDFKNLPIHEESYMGVLDEPTLENASWSFLKDLKRITDSNVEVFCPNQCGESEFGNWSLSLMVAPVIPSRSPPPLGLDVSPFSTSERFHSPFLLRAYWRARHIVFALFTEPGSIPLPAGVPSTPAPWADLPGIGHLTPPQPLALPSPFSLLSQGEYSVDPAPSGVMLQSLVWCNSCERQVHACRKHPDCGERLVLVHEKEDMILNCELNWHRLSQGLTDYSFFRVWGQNSETLLSEGKDPILTKTAVTADDAGVYRCRLGTVQSIPATVLRFRVTVLPERIREELPSGQAGESAGPGDSISLPRPPAGQPTSTQCPKSENMLRGRLIGLLIWGFVVLIIGFATAILCFRPERVISCIKDCLGTMKESATPPQVSKEKVTSSRHK, from the exons ATGGGTCCGCAACTTCCCTTCCTGGTGGCGGCGCTGGCCAGCTGCCTGCTTCCTGCCCGGGCCTGTCTCATGTGTGCTACAAAGGTCGTGGAGGCGCTAGACTCCTTGGAGAAGGACTACCTGCCTGACCACCTGCCGGCCGAGAGCCACGGAAGCTTTATGAAAAGGGTGAAAGATGCCGTGCTGGATTTCAAGAACCTGCCAATTCACGAGGAATCCTATATGGGGGTTCTTG ATGAGCCCACACTGGAAAACGCATCCTGGAGTTTTCTGAAGGATTTGAAACGTATCACAGACAGTAACGTAGAAG TTTTTTGTCCCAACCAATGTGGTGAGTCCGAATTTGGGAACTGGTCCTTATCCCTCATGGTCGCTCCGGTAATACCCAGCCGTTCTCCTCCCCCTTTGGGTCTCGATGTTTCTCCCTTCTCCACGTCTGAGAGGTTCCACAGTCCTTTCCTACTGCGGGCTTACTGGAGAGCCCGTCATATTGTATTTGCACTCTTTACCGAGCCTGGTTCCATTCCTCTTCCAGCGGGGGTGCCTTCTACCCCCGCCCCTTGGGCTGACCTCCCCGGGATTGGGCACCTGACCCCGCCCCAGCCCTTGGCCCTGCCCTCTCCTTTTAGCCTCCTCTCTCAGGGCGAATACAGCGTTGATCCCGCTCCTTCAGGTGTGATGTTGCAGAGTCTGGTCTGGTGCAATTCTTGCGAGAGGCAGGTTCACGCCTGTCGGAAGCACCCTGATTGCGGGG AGCGCCTAGTACTCGTCCACGAGAAGGAAGATATGATCCTGAACTGTGAGCTCAACTGGCATCGACTCTCTCAAGGCCTGACCGATTACAGCTTTTTCAGG GTTTGGGGGCAAAATTCTGAGACCTTGCTGTCCGAGGGGAAAGATCCCATCCTGACCAAGACCGCGGTGACCGCAGATGACGCAGGCGTCTACCGCTGCAGATTGGGCACTGTCCAGTCCATCCCCGCCACGGTCCTCCGCTTTCGAGTCACAG TGTTGCCCGAAAGGATCCGTGAAGAGCTACCGTCAGGCCAGGCTGGGGAGTCCGCAGGTCCGGGGGATTCGATTAGCCTCCCGAGGCCCCCAGCCGGCCAGCCTACATCGACACAGTGTCCGAAGTCCGAGAACATGCTGAGAGGCCGTCTGATCGGACTGCTGATCTGGGGCTTTGTGGTGCTGATAATCGGCTTTGCGACCGC gatacTTTGCTTTCGGCCTGAGAGGGTGATCAGTTGCATCAAAGACTGTTTGGGCACCATGAAGGAGTCTGCCACGCCACCACAGgtttcaaaggaaaaagtcaCATCGTCAAGGCACAAATAA
- the IZUMO1 gene encoding izumo sperm-egg fusion protein 1 isoform X5 translates to MGPQLPFLVAALASCLLPARACLMCATKVVEALDSLEKDYLPDHLPAESHGSFMKRVKDAVLDFKNLPIHEESYMGVLDEPTLENASWSFLKDLKRITDSNVEVFCPNQCGVMLQSLVWCNSCERQVHACRKHPDCGERLVLVHEKEDMILNCELNWHRLSQGLTDYSFFRVWGQNSETLLSEGKDPILTKTAVTADDAGVYRCRLGTVQSIPATVLRFRVTVLPERIREELPSGQAGESAGPGDSISLPRPPAGQPTSTQCPKSENMLRGRLIGLLIWGFVVLIIGFATAILCFRPERVISCIKDCLGTMKESATPPQVSKEKVTSSRHK, encoded by the exons ATGGGTCCGCAACTTCCCTTCCTGGTGGCGGCGCTGGCCAGCTGCCTGCTTCCTGCCCGGGCCTGTCTCATGTGTGCTACAAAGGTCGTGGAGGCGCTAGACTCCTTGGAGAAGGACTACCTGCCTGACCACCTGCCGGCCGAGAGCCACGGAAGCTTTATGAAAAGGGTGAAAGATGCCGTGCTGGATTTCAAGAACCTGCCAATTCACGAGGAATCCTATATGGGGGTTCTTG ATGAGCCCACACTGGAAAACGCATCCTGGAGTTTTCTGAAGGATTTGAAACGTATCACAGACAGTAACGTAGAAG TTTTTTGTCCCAACCAATGTG GTGTGATGTTGCAGAGTCTGGTCTGGTGCAATTCTTGCGAGAGGCAGGTTCACGCCTGTCGGAAGCACCCTGATTGCGGGG AGCGCCTAGTACTCGTCCACGAGAAGGAAGATATGATCCTGAACTGTGAGCTCAACTGGCATCGACTCTCTCAAGGCCTGACCGATTACAGCTTTTTCAGG GTTTGGGGGCAAAATTCTGAGACCTTGCTGTCCGAGGGGAAAGATCCCATCCTGACCAAGACCGCGGTGACCGCAGATGACGCAGGCGTCTACCGCTGCAGATTGGGCACTGTCCAGTCCATCCCCGCCACGGTCCTCCGCTTTCGAGTCACAG TGTTGCCCGAAAGGATCCGTGAAGAGCTACCGTCAGGCCAGGCTGGGGAGTCCGCAGGTCCGGGGGATTCGATTAGCCTCCCGAGGCCCCCAGCCGGCCAGCCTACATCGACACAGTGTCCGAAGTCCGAGAACATGCTGAGAGGCCGTCTGATCGGACTGCTGATCTGGGGCTTTGTGGTGCTGATAATCGGCTTTGCGACCGC gatacTTTGCTTTCGGCCTGAGAGGGTGATCAGTTGCATCAAAGACTGTTTGGGCACCATGAAGGAGTCTGCCACGCCACCACAGgtttcaaaggaaaaagtcaCATCGTCAAGGCACAAATAA